tgcctcagactcacaaatattccccctgcctctgcttcccaagtgctgggattaaaggcacccaCACCTGGCCCAGATGGGTTATGTCTCGTAGACCTCCTTCAGTTCAGGATGactcttttaaaatacaattctttccttttaaaaatatttaatttcatttttactaattttatttNNNNNNNNNNNNNNNNNNNNNNNNNNNNNNNNNNNNNNNNNNNNNNNNNNNNNNNNNNNNNNNNNNNNNNNNNNNNNNNNNNNNNNNNNNNNNNNNNNNNNtgtgtgtgtgtgtgtgtgtgttgcacaatAGTACAGCATCtgctggggccagaagaggacgtgGATCCCTTGGGGCTAGAGTTGCAGGAAACAAGCTGCCTGATCCagctgggtgctggaaatcaaatttgggtcctctggaagagcagtacctGCTTTAGTGgatggccatctctccaggtcccagtTCTTTCTTTGTGACCACTTGAGCCCTGCCTCGCCGAGAGAATCTGCAGACTCTAAAGACTTCGTTTAGAACCGACATTTTCGTCACCTGTTGACCTTTGGCTAAGATCAGGTGTAGAGCTGACCTTTTCTGTTGTAACCTCATTCCCATTTATTCtagctttttcttttgctttactgGGAAGGAAATGGGTTGTGCAGTTTTAAGGGGTTGCTGGggcactggagagacagctcagcagtgaagagaagGTATTACTCTTGTAAAGAGTCTTTCTcttgaaagaccctcggagaggaccgtttttcggggagacctccccaacgccaaggaacaggctgagaccgcacggatgcaaatcgcaagaggtttattgaatagacacaggtacctgtgggcagcaagatctctcggaagacttgcgcacctgccaactggagggcgggctttttatagggaagagcaaaaagcaagttttacagaagcaaaagcgtggttatcggtagATCCGGAAtgcggcggggtgtcagcaaaagcaagtttacagaagcaaaagcatggttatcggaatgaggcggggggcatgactgttcctatcttatagatattctgttttgcaatcaacctgctttgttgatgtcctatcttacctatcttattgacatcctgccttgcaatcttcctatctcaaagacattctgcttcctcaagcacatgggatgttcttacgagagcaggctggctgctgatccggagaattttttttattttaaagcaaacaggatgttcccctgggagcatgctagccgcgggttttgaggagggggtctgtagggtctttcactctGTCTTGCCTGTCttgtcagcagttaagagaaggTATTACtcttgtaatgagtctttctctgtcttgcctgccagctctcaaataatgacacagagacttattatttaaGAAAGCTCGGCCTATAGTTTAGGCTTATTcgtaactagctcttataacttaaactaacccattcaTATTAGTTTACGGTCTTTgcgtggcattacctctcttccatcttgcaacTTGTATTTCCTTTCCACGTTTCCTGATTTCTCCTGAGTACCTAGattcctcattctctttctttctccctcagaagtcccgcctatacttcctgcctgggctgTGCAGGTTTTTATTAcaacaatcacagcaatacaccttcacacactGTACACCTATCCCATAGCATAGTCTCCCAGAgagtgttcagttcccagcacccacagcaggcaactcacagctgcctgtaactcacAAGGAACCTGACACCTCTGCCCTCAggcatacccacacatacacataattagaaataataaaaataatcctttaactttaaatccagcctggtctacagagtgagttccaggacaggctccaaagccacagagaaaccctgtctcgaaaaaccaaaataataataataataatcctttaaaaaaatctaatttttaaaaagtgttactAGTTGGTTTGATTTACTTCCGTAAAACTAAGCATGCATTtgggggggtggagggagcagcTCATCCAGGAGTCCCTGAGCATGcgcaagagaaaacacaaagtgtCTCAAAATGATACAGGGATTCTAAATTTATtaaaggctttttttgttttgttttgttttcggcTCTTATTTGTCGGAAGAGGGAAGAACTAAGATTTCCTCCTTGGCACTGTTATTTCTTCTGGGGTGGGAAAGAATGTCTGCCCTCTTGGTGCCTTGTTATTGTTCTGTCTTGACAAACTCCATCCGGAGAAGAGCAGATTTTCTCTGGCGGACAGCCACATGTGGTGGAAAAACCCTTTACCCCAGGCCTCCTCCTAATTCATTGGACAATCTTTGGACAACTGAGCAGGGTCACCAACCCCCATGGTGACCTTCGGAGGGAAATACAGTACTGCTGAACtctagaaggaaaggagaggttGGTGAGAGAGCCGCCGTTTCCCCACTGTCCTCTGCCCTGCGGACACAGCTAAGGTGCCCTACCCTTTCTGTTCACACTCTTCCATGGCATAAGGTCAGCCTCGGCACCTGACAAACCCTGAGAGGAGAAAAAGATTCTCTCAGACCCAACTTGGAACGTTCCtagagtttatgtgtgtgtgcacatgtgtgttcatatacccacagaggccagaagagggcatccagccccccacccccacctcagctGCAGTTTGTGGGCAGCCAGaagtgggtgcagggaactgaacttcTCTCCTCAGGAGCGGCaggtgctcataactgctgagccatctctgcagccccgtTTTCTGGTGATTTTAGTGCTTTCTTCTCACTCAGGTTGGCCCTGGGGAACAAAGGTTGCCCAGCGAAATATTTTCACCCGTACATTCGTTTCTATCTGAACACGGCTAATTTAAGTCCCTGAAAACTAGAATTACTTCTTTGAAGCATAAAAAGGAGAGAGTTCACGGGTTTCTGAAACTTAGGAAGGTTGGTtgatcctttcttttctctttctggacGACTTAGACACTACCCCCTCCCCTCCCGGTCCGGAGCGCCCTGTTGCTTTAAGCTTAAGCTTTTGTTTGGGAGGAGACTGGGAGGGCGGCAGAGGGCGGACGCCTACCTGGAGAAACCTGCAGTTAGGTGTGGCAGGAGCCGGAGAGGCTGGAGTCGCGGGATGGGCAGGAGGCGGGCAGAAAGTtggagtaagcaggaagtgaagCTGTGGCTGCGCTAAGTGGAAACAGACTAGGCGAGACTGTGAGGCCCAAGTGCTCCGAGACATGGTGAGTGGCGTGGGGACTAGGAAGAGAGAGATTTAGGGGGGCTGCTAGAGGGGGATCGGGTCTGGGGGTTGCTTGTGTCGGGATAGGTAAGTTGGCGACAGTCAGAGGGCTGGCCCTCTAGGGCCAGCGCCGCCTCGGTCTCCTTACTTTGACAACTCGTCCACAATAGCTCTGCACTCCCGGCCAGGGGTTCCTGACACTTCTCCACCGCCTTCCTCCCGTGACCTCGGTGCTGGATCGGATCAGGGTTTCGGTGGGGGCTGGGGGACCCGAATTCCAAGCCAAGCTGCTGCGCCgcaccctccccctcctccgcCTCCTCCAGCTGGGCCTGAGCCCGGTGTTGTGACATTACCGGGCCACAAGCGCCCCTGCTCTTTGGGGCTCAGATTCCAGCCCAGCGGGCTGGAGTTCTCCCTCCTAGCCTCGCACTGTATATCTGCAGACATCTGTAGATCTGCCTGGCCACCAAAAGCAGCCCCTTCTCTAAAAACATTAGCAACAGCACCTGAGTTTGTAAAGCAGCCAGGCGTCGGTTCTCCCTGACAATCTAGCTTCAGCCCACACCCCGTGACTGGTACCTGAGGCCCCCTGAATCACCAGGGAGGAGTTCATGCCTTTTCCCTCCTAGTTCAAAAGCCTTATCTAGAAGCCGTCTGCAAAGAGAGACCGCAGCGGGGAGAACTTTTAATATCTATATAAGCAGGCGGTGGTGTGTGGCCTACACCAGGCGCTAAACGCTGGGGAAAGCAGAAGTGTGTGGTCCAACGCTCATGACGCTTTCTGGGGGCCACAGCTGTCTCCAGAGGCACTTGGGATGGTTGGGCCAGGCAAGGGTGCTCTGCTGGCCAGCTCTCACACTTAGAGAGAACCCACTAGGATTGGGAAGAGGGTAGCTGTGGAGACACCGCTGAGGAGAACAGAAACGCCGGCTGTGTTATCTCCTTGACTCTCTTTGTGGAGAGTGGGAATAGGGATAGGTGGGTGTGTGTTGTTCAGGGACCCTGAAAATCCCAAATAGAAGGCGGATGATAGTCCAGAATCAAATCTCATCTTCAGggacttaaaaacacacaaatgtgGCAGCCAAGGTGGCTGATAGGTAAAAGGGCTCTCGGTGAGCGCCTGCCAGCCTGAGTTCAACATCTCCCCAGTTCTACCCATCCAACTGGAGAAGACAACCCACTCAGGAaagtttcttctgacctccacatgagtgcTGCGGTGTGCATGTATATCCCCCACTCTgcatccacacatatacatacatacgtgtgtgtgtgtgtgtgtgtgtgtgtgtgtgcatctatagTACACTTATACAGGACTCGGTTGGTAGcatgtttgcctggcatgcatgaagctctgggtttgatccccagcacctcataaacgAGGGCtggctgtgcacacctgtaatcactcTCAGCACAGggtaggtagagacaggagggtcagttGTTCAAGGACATCCTACTTAGGAAGCGAGGCCTTCCTAGGCTGAGACCCtatcacaaataaataagtaaataaataaataaggaaagcaagcaagcaagctggggaggtgactcagtgggtgaagtacTTGCCACATAAGGATGGAGAtttgagttggatccccagatgcgcgttaaaaaagaaaaaaaaaaaaaaaaccaggtgtggtggccacAAGCACTAGGTGTGATGGCTCCAAGGTGTGATGGCTCACAGCGCTAGGGTGGGTGGGCTTGATGGCCAGGCTAATCTGAAAACCCCAGGCCAGCTCTCTAAAAGTCAGCctgaggggggtggggagaaaaagcAAGGTAGCACACCGCAGGAGCACCTGACCACAGGAAGCTAATCTCTGGCCTTTCATGGTGGGATACAcacctgtgcccccccccccccgcatgtggatataactaatataaacaaagaacattctcTTGGTAACAGTTAAAGTATTAGAAATGGCTAAAATCTGCTTCAGTTCTtcagcctcctctggcctctggctccTCTGCTGTTTGGCCTAATTAACCCCTGTATTGACATCCAGGAGGATGCCAGTGGGGGTGCAGGAAATGACCGAGTTAGGAACCTGCAGAGTGAGGTGGAGGGAGTCAAGAATATCATGACCCAGAATGTGGAAAGAATCTTGGCCCGAGGGGAAAACTTGGACCATCTCCGAAACAAGACAGAGGACTTGGAAGCCACGGTGAGCTGGGGAGCAAACCGGGACTAGAGGGAGAGATCTCATGGTGTGGGGGGAGCTCTGGGGGGGAGGCAAAATGAGCAGACGGGATGGCAGACTGCCATGTCCACCGGCCTCTTGCCTATTCAGAGGACTGTTGATTCCCCTCTGTGGTTGGTACAGAGTCTAGTGAGTGGGTCTATTTGGTCTTGGGCGGGGGGTCCACCCATAGAGCCACttcagagatagctcagtcaccTGCTGCATTCTTAGGCTTCTTTGGGGCTGAAGCTGATTCTTCTTTTGAAGCCCTTGACAATCATTTGGAGTTGACGTTCCCAGGGCAAGTGGCCCTTGGCTTGTAGCATTTTCCACAAGTTATTAGGCTGGTAGTGGGAAAGTAGGGTTTTGCCGAGTCTGCTTTAAAACAGGACTGGGAAGAGCAGTGGAAGTCTTTGATCCCAGGACCCCTCTACCTGCCAAAGGCCAGAATAATCTCTCCACACATCTTGCTTAGACCTTTCCTCATTGCAGTCATGAGATTAGGCCAGCTTCTCAGGGAAGTTAAGTCCACCATCAGCCAAGGCTCAGTTTCCACATGCTGTGGAGAACTCTGGCTTTCTGGGTCCCATGTGTGATCTTGGAATCTAGTGCTTTCTGTGAGGTAAGATGGAGACTTAGTGTCTGGAAGTTAACTTGGGGGATCAGGAAGCATTTTCTTACTTTCCCAACCCTCTGGAGAAGACAAAGTGTCATGGAGTCGGTAGATGTTCCCATCTGGAGCACACTCCTGTACCCTCAGCCTGTGGGTCTGTTCTCCAAAGGCCAGACTGCTCTGCCAATCAAACAAACCTACACTATGAGCAGCTGTAAAAGACCCCTCGGTGTGCAggccagtggggggggggcaagaaaaAAAGGGAGGCTGGAGATAGGACTCAGGCGGTAGAGTTCTTGACTAAAATTCATGATACCCTGGGTTTAGTCCCTGGCACCATATAGacagctgcctgtaatcccaactcttgggaggcagcatcaagaggatcagaagttcaaagccaggccGTCAAGATGGCACaatgggtaagggcacttgctgccaagtctaagGACTTGATTTCCGTACCTGGGGTGTGCATGTTTGGTTGACAGACAAGACTCAATTCCTACAGAGTAAGCTCTGACCTCCACTctgtatgcacaccacacatacaaacatagataagtcaatatcatttttaaaagttcaagttcatcctttgCTACATAGCAATGGAGGCCAATCTTCGCTATATGAGACCCtgactagaaagaaagaaaaaaaaggaagggagggaaggaaggaaagaaggaaggaaggaaggaaagaaggaaggaaggaaggaaggaaggaaggaaggaaggaaggaaggaaggaaaaggaaaggaagtccTGGCCCCTGCCATGCTCAGAGGTAAGCTCCATGAGCTCATGAATTCTAACTCTGAACTTGGCCTACAGATTGTTGTGGAAAGAGATTTATCAAGTAGGAGGGTAACACATTGTAGCACTCAGTGGTCAGAGATAGATAGATCTCTGAAGTTCCGATCCAGTCAgggatatatagtgagactctggctcaaaagttaaaagcaagcaagcaaacaaacaaacaaacaaacaaagaacccagAGAGCTAGCCCTGGGGTAAAGACTCCTGTCACCATGCCCGATggcatgagttcaatccccaggacacagCGTGGAAAAAGAcagctcctgcaggttgtcctctgtgGTGATATGGCAGCACACAGGGGCACAGCAAatgttatcaaaatatttttaaaaacctttccaTTCCCATAGGAGGATGTGGTGCCATATACCTTTAATcgcagtactcagaaggcagaggcagacagatctctgtgagttcaaggccagcctggtctacagagcaagttccaggacagccaaggctgttacatagagaaaccctgtttcaaaaaagcaaaacgaAGCAAAAGGAACTGAAAAACCTTTCCATTCCCACTGTAATGggaaaaatttgtttgtttgtttgtttagaggtAGCTATACCCTAGCTCCAGCTCTTTGTCCCAGGTTGTTACTCCAGTTTATAATGTAAACATCTACACTCCGGCATGTGGGCCTCCATTTGTCCTCTGGTCCTGAGGGAAGGAGCACTGGGTCACTACTTTGTCTTGTCCCTAACAGTCTGAACACTTCAAGACAACATCGCAGAAGGTGGCCCGGAAGTTCTGGTGGAAGAATGTGAAGATGATTGTCATCATCTGTGTGATTGTTCTtgtcatcatcatcctcattgtGCTCTTTGCCACTGGCACCATCCCCACTTAAGAGCCCCTTTCATCCCACCCTAGTCTTCAGGGGTAACCCTCCCTAATGTGTGCCAAGAGgggccctctcctgccctcctccgcAGAAATGCTGCTTAGTCCCTGTGAGGGCCTTCCGCTACATCATACGCTCCAGAAGCACCTTGACCccctgggaggagagagctgcagTGTGGCTGCATCTCAAGGGTCCTGAGAGTGGGGTAGAAGGGCCTGCTTGTGGTTGGGAGACTTCTGGTGACTGGTGGACAATAAAGACCTTTCATGTCCCTGTGTGTATGAGgcgctttcctctctctcttttgccctttgccctctgtttctctcttcctgaggATCCCCTCCCCTCCGGATGGGTTTCTCCCAATCTAGGATCAAGATGGTGCAAAGACAGAGAGCACAGCTTTATAGAAGAAAGATGAttacagctgtgagtcaccagaCCAAGCTAGAATCAATACTTttgtctgacacacacacacagacacacacactctctctctagtgtgggtgtatgtgtatacatatatatgtatgtgtgtgcatatatatatgcattatatatatgtatgtatatggacttttgttttttaaaaagtatgggtatgtgaatgcaggtgcccccagaggccagaagatgtcggttcccctggaattggagttacagcaAGCTGTGAACTGCCCATCATGGGtggggaaccaaacttgggtcctctgcaaggagtTTGCACTCTTTTTCCCCCTTaggtaaaaaatttaaatttgtttattattaattaaaatgtaattatactGTGTTGTTCTCTTCAGCCTCCCCATGCTCCCTCAtgccctctcaaattcatggcctctttagttattgttttacacacacacatgcacacacacaaatacagccTGCTGATGTTTGGTGCTGCTTGCATGCTATGATTTcacatgatttcagggctgaccacttggtgttGGATAAGCAGGTAAGGAGCTCATGTCTGGGGAAGACTGATTTTTCCTCTCTTAGCATCCCTCAGTTGCCTGTCGTTTTGTCTACGGCTGGGGCCCCTTGAGAGTGCCCCTTCCACGTTAGCGTGTTTATTgatgtccttgttcaggtcttctGTAGGCAGCTAAACTACTAGACAATTTgcacgttttgttttgttttagaaacagggtttctcagtgtagctctgtctatcctggaactcaccctgtagaccaggttggcctcaaactcagagactcagAAGtccgcttacctctgcctcccaaatgctgggattaaaggcatgcaccaccaccacccggccaattTGCACTCTTAACCAAAgaaccatccatctctccatcttcttccctcccttccatctcgaatatatgtgtgtatgtacatccgTGTGGTGAATGCAGGtgcatgtgtatctatatgtgcttgtatgtgtaagccagaggtcaatgttggatgTCTTCATTGCTTTCTACCTTACTATCTAGTCTGTgccctgttttccttccttaatGGTACTGGTGATTGGACCTACATTAttatgtatgtaaaataagtacTCTACTACTGAGTTATAGCTCCAGCCCTTACCATACTTCTTGAGACGTGTAGGctgaggctgctcattcattcctggccacccagacctgaaataatcacacagaaactatattaattaaaacactgcccagcctattagcttgggcttcttattaactaatgcttacatcttaaattaacccattcctattattttatattttaccacaaggcttgtggtatACTGGTAAGGTCCCTGGAGCAGTTGTCCCCTTCAgaggctacatggtatctctctgactcctactttctcccagcattcagtttagttctgcCAGGAAAtagcctagctctattcttccctgccataggccaaagcagctttattcattaaccagtaaaagcaacacatatacagaaggacttccacaTCAGAGACGGGGTCACTCAGTAAACCTGGAGCTCAGGGATTTGGCTAGGATGGCtgaccaatgagctccagggatctgcctgtctccacagtgctgaggttacagaagCCTGTGTCAGACCTTTACAGGAAACTGGAATCctaactcaggccctcatgcatGCACAACAAGGGCTTTCCCTCCTGTTTCTCCCGAGCCCTTCTGTTTTTCATCATAGCACACTGTTCATAGGCCACAATAAGGATTTCCTAAGGATCTTACCACAAGGAGAATTAAAACCTCCATAGCACTTTAGGGTAGGATGTGGAATTCAGTGTCTTCCTTGGACCTTGTTATGTCCCTTAACTAGTCTCCTGGATGTGTTTGCAAAGATATGACATGCCATTTAGAACCTGGTTCAAGGGCTCTTCCGCCATTCTCTTCTATGGCCTTGGTATAACTCAGAGCCAAATGCTGAAGGAACTAGTCAGCTTTTCCTTTGTTGGTCGTTCTGTGTATTCTGTTTACCTTTTTCCACCATTGCTCTTCTGGGTCTTTACAGGGCCCTGGATCTCAGCTGTTCTGAGGGGGTGGGGGCAAGCATCTCTCCCCGGAGTCCCATGCTGGTCACAGTCAATGTCACAGGACAGGCCTGCAGCACAATGAGCTTTCTGTCTTCTGgacccctcctccccaccaggTTCTTCATCAGCACTGTTCTTTCCAGGGCCCAGTCTGCATTGGTTTGTGGGAAGGGTTCTTGGCTACCTCTACCCCTGTTTCCTCCACAGCCTTTCCAGAATTAGAAACAACCTGTTGTTGGGAGGATGTGCGGAAAGGGCAGAGTTAAGAGACAAAAGTTGGAGACTAAATAGAGACCAGATTCTGGAACCATGCTCCTGATTCCAGGCAGGACCGGGAAAGTACCAAATAGCCCCTCTTGGTCTGTTTTGCCATGGCAACACCTACCCTCTCTTCCCCAACCCGCTCTGAGGTGCTGTGTCTAAGCTTGGAAACCAGTGGTCTGTCCTCACGGTGGCTCAACCCCAGCGAAGAAAGCCTCTGATCCTTTGGTTAAGAGGCCTCCTTTGGAATGTCAAGGGCAGTCTGGAAGATGGAAGACGGCTTTGGTTATTTCTCCACAGACATTCAGGAAGGCTATGCAAATGCGAGGGATGCACCAGCAGCCTCGGCACAGGAACAGGCCTGCAAGTTTCTCATGGCGAGTTCGGAACAGAGAAAAGCCAGAGCTAGCACTCCCACAGTGCTTTTTACATTGGGGTGAAATTCTTAAtcaagtctcactttgtagctttgtagcctagcctaagctgtcctggaacttactgtgtagtccaggttggtctcaaactcagtcagccttcctgcctcatcctcgtAAGTATTGGGATCACAGCCATAAGCCACAGTGCCAGCtcagtttgtctttttgttttgttttgtttttagagagggtctcatgtagtaAACACTGATTTTAAATTCACTATATAtagtagctgggcagtgatgtcgtgtgtctttaatcccagcacttgggaggcagaggctggtggatcttgagtttgaagccagccgaatctacagagagagttccaggacagtcagggatacacagagaaaccctatctccaaaaacccCACTGTGTATCAGACCAggacttggaatttttttttttttttttttNNNNNNNNNNNNNNNNNNNNNNNNNNNNNNNNNNNNNNNNNNNNNNNNNNNNNNNNNNNNNNNNNNNNNNNNNNNNNNNNNNNNNNNNNNNNNNNNNNNNtagctcttgtagaccaggctggtctcgaactcacagagatccacctgcctctgcctcccaagtgctgggattaaaagcgtgcgccaccaccgcccagcggcttggaacttctgatctttctgcctggttcccccagtgctgggatttcaggcatctACCACCAGATCAAGTTTCTGTAATGCTGGAAATCAACCCCAGAGCTTGGTGCACGCTAGACAAGCTCATGCCCAGCCGCAGTTTACAGCTGAATTTTTCCCTTAACaccagtctttttaaaaaatattactcttTTGAGAGGCCAGGTCACCATCTTGAACCCCAGATTGGTGCCTAGTTCAATTATcgtcagagagccttcatccagcaactgatggaaacagaggcagagaatcacaaacaaacattaggtggagttcTGAGAATCCTGCGAGAGCTAGGATAAGAGCGaaaggaaggattgtatgagccagaaGGGTCAAAGCACActataagaaaacccacagaggggggctggagagatggctcagtggttaagagcattgcctgctcttccaaaggtcctgagttcaattcccagcaaccacatggtggctcacaaccatatggaatgaggtctggtgccctcttctggcctgcagacatacacacagacagaatattgtatacataataaataaataactattttttttaaaaaaaaataccacagaaacaactaacctgggatcacaggagctcacagagactgaactgacaaccaaggagcctgcatgggactgccctctgcatatatgtgacagttgtgtgacttggtctTCTGTGGGACCCCTaaaaatgggagcaggggctgtctctgactctttgctgACTCTTGGGGTccttttcctcatactgggttgccttacccagccttaatacaaggggaagtGCTTAGTCCAACTACAATTTGATATgacatgtttggttgatattcgtgggaggcctgtccttttctgaatagaaacagagaaggagcagGTTGAGAGGGTGGGCAAGGTGGGGAGGGaccaggaggagaggaaggaggggcagcTGTGGTCGGGAGTAAAATGAATAGGTAATTTTTAGAATTAccttttctttaaattacttttatttcatgtgtaaagATGCTTTGCTTGCATTTGTGACTATGTACCACA
This genomic window from Microtus ochrogaster isolate Prairie Vole_2 chromosome 14 unlocalized genomic scaffold, MicOch1.0 chr14_random_3, whole genome shotgun sequence contains:
- the Vamp8 gene encoding vesicle-associated membrane protein 8 — translated: MEDASGGAGNDRVRNLQSEVEGVKNIMTQNVERILARGENLDHLRNKTEDLEATSEHFKTTSQKVARKFWWKNVKMIVIICVIVLVIIILIVLFATGTIPT